The DNA region GACGGAGGCGATGGTCCCCGCCGTGGCGGACCAGGCTACCGGCGACACGAGGAGCGTTTTGCCGTACCGGGGAAGCGGCGTTCCCGCCAGAAGACTCAGCGACAGCGCGGCAAGCATGGAAAGCCGCCACCCCACGCTCCAGAAGAGAAACGGTTCAACCAGAAGCAGCAACACACCTGCCGCCGCCACGGCATTGGCAACCGTCCAGCCTCTGCCCAGCTGAACCCCAACAAGGAAGAGCTGCAGCATCACGGCGGCCCGCAGCGCACTGGGGGCTGCACCCGTCAACAGAACATACCCCCAGAGGAGCAGCGAGGTGGCGCCAAGGCCGGCGGCGCTCCACCCAAAAAGGAGATACCCCAGCAGGGCCACGAGCCCCACATGGAACCCCGAAACGGCAAGCAGATGGACCGTACCCAGCCGGGCGTTGAAGTCGGTCAGTGCAGGATCGCGTACGCCGAGCAACACCGCCAGGAGGTGCCCCCGGACAAGCGGCGGCAGGACCAGATCGATACGTCGACGCAGCAGGGAACGCCAGCTGTGCAGCGACAGTGCCCGCTTCCCGGCGGGACGGATCTTCTCCGCATCGATCTCGCCGGCAACCCCTCTGGCCCCCCAGTACCGGCGCGGGGAGAAGCCACTCCGTGTCTCCTCAAGGGGACGAATCCTCCCCTCGATGCGGATTCGCTCGCCCTCCGGCACACTCTGCACCGGAAAGACTGTGGTGAGGTAGCGGGTTCCCTCCAGCGCCACCACCAGGGCGCGGCCCGCCCCCCATTCGCGTTCCTCGACAACGGTACCGACACCCCCCACCCGGGCGGGGAGGGGCCCGGGCGCTTCGGTCCGCGCCACAAGCAGTACGGCGCCCCCTACAATGAACAGGGCGATCAGTCCCAGTGCGGGCCACCAATCGGGATCGAACCGATCCGTACCGAGCAGGAGCAGACCAAGGGCGGCAAGGAGCGCCGCAAGGAGTGCGGGAAGAAGGGGGACCCCCTCCCCGGCAAAGGCCAGCGCCAGACAACAGCCGGCGAGAAGGGGCAGAGCCGGCAGCTCGGTAAGCATGTCTACCGCCCGAACGAGACAAGGGGAGCGATGCTTTCCATCTTCTTGGGGCCTATGCCGCGCACCCTGAGCAGATCCTCCGGAGCCGCAAAGGGGCCGTTCTGTTCCCGTTCCTCGATGAGCGCCGCCGCCGTGACCGGTCCGATACCCGGCAGGGTCTCCAGCGCCTTCTGTCCCGCGGTGTTCACCGGTACGAGGCCACCCCCGTCCTCCTGTCCCTGGAGGGTTCCGCCGGTCACTGTCTCCGTCCCGGCACCTCCCGGCTCAGGGGGAGCGGCTTCACCCTCTCTGGGCACATGCACATGGACACCGTCGGCCAGCTCCGCCGCCATGTTGATGGCCTCCGCATCGGCCTCTGCGGCGAAGCCTCCGGCCCGGGCCACGAGCTGGTAGATCCTGGACCCGGATTCCAGATGGTAGACCCCCGGATTCTCCACACCGCCGGTCACATAGACCACCCACTCCGAGGGTTCCCGGCTGGGTTCCGGCACGCCTCCCGCTCCGGTTTCCTCCTCCTGATAGTGCAACGCCGGTCCGGCCAGTGACCGTTCGGCCTCGTCCTCCTGCCAGGCGCCGCTGAAGTAGCCCAGCATTCCCCAGGCGGCAAGGAAGCAGGCGACCCCCGCCACGATAAACAGTATTCCCCGCACCCTGGACATTCCGTCCGCCACCCCCTCTGTCACAGGACTCGCCGCTATGTCGCCGGCGGCCCGTCGCTCCGGTCCGCCAGGCGACCATGGAGGCACCACTGTTCTCCGCGTTCAATACGCACCCTCTCGATCCGCCCCAGCAGCTCCGCTCCTCCCGGGACAAGGACCACCTTGTCCGTAGGCGTCCTGCCCTGGATGAGGCCCTCTCCTTTCGGGGCGTACCCGTCGAAGAGCACCCTTTCCTCAACCCCCTCGTACCCCTTGCTGATGGAAAGGGCGATCTCCCGTTCCAGATGCTGGGCCTCGATCATCCTGGCCTTCTTGACCTCCTCCGGAACGGTCTCCTCCAGTTCCGCCGCTTTGGTTCCCGGACGGGGGGAGAACGCCGCCGTGTGCACCAGATCAAAGCGGGAGCGCTCCAGCACCGCCATGGAGGCCCGGAAATCCTCCTCCGTCTCCCCGGGAAAGCCCACAATGAGATCGCTGGTGAGCCCGAGCTCCGGCAGGGCTTCCCGAAGCATCTCCACCACCTGTCCATACTGCGCAACGGTATAGCCGCGGCGCATGCGCCGGAGGATCCGGTCGCTCCCCGACTGGACAGGCAGATTGAGTGCCGGGCAGACCACCGGTTCCTCAGCCATGACCGCCACCACATCGGCGTTCATGTCCTTGGGATGATTGGTGGCGAAACGGAGCCGACGGAGTCCGGGGGTTCGGGCTGCATCGCGGAGCAGCCGGGCAAAGCGGTAGCCATCCTCCCGGTCCTCGCCGTAGCTGTTGACATTCTGTCCCACCAGGGTGATCTCCCGCACCCCGTCACCTGTGAGCTCTTCCATTTCGGCGAGGATCGCCCCGGGTTCGCGGGA from Synergistales bacterium includes:
- a CDS encoding ComEC/Rec2 family competence protein; amino-acid sequence: MLTELPALPLLAGCCLALAFAGEGVPLLPALLAALLAALGLLLLGTDRFDPDWWPALGLIALFIVGGAVLLVARTEAPGPLPARVGGVGTVVEEREWGAGRALVVALEGTRYLTTVFPVQSVPEGERIRIEGRIRPLEETRSGFSPRRYWGARGVAGEIDAEKIRPAGKRALSLHSWRSLLRRRIDLVLPPLVRGHLLAVLLGVRDPALTDFNARLGTVHLLAVSGFHVGLVALLGYLLFGWSAAGLGATSLLLWGYVLLTGAAPSALRAAVMLQLFLVGVQLGRGWTVANAVAAAGVLLLLVEPFLFWSVGWRLSMLAALSLSLLAGTPLPRYGKTLLVSPVAWSATAGTIASVFGAVPLAGLLVNLVAVPVYTLLLPLAVICSVPALLGLPGGTAVAGVAEQAFAFWMGGASALPVLLPWELQCGTLLHLVTAATLALLLAARLRLGGIRALLLLGSFLAATVAATL
- a CDS encoding ComEA family DNA-binding protein; the encoded protein is MSRVRGILFIVAGVACFLAAWGMLGYFSGAWQEDEAERSLAGPALHYQEEETGAGGVPEPSREPSEWVVYVTGGVENPGVYHLESGSRIYQLVARAGGFAAEADAEAINMAAELADGVHVHVPREGEAAPPEPGGAGTETVTGGTLQGQEDGGGLVPVNTAGQKALETLPGIGPVTAAALIEEREQNGPFAAPEDLLRVRGIGPKKMESIAPLVSFGR
- the miaB gene encoding tRNA (N6-isopentenyl adenosine(37)-C2)-methylthiotransferase MiaB encodes the protein MEARFALRVFGCQMNVYDADRLRTTLFRAGWREADPGTADALIYVTCSIREKAEQKVWSELGRLKGRWSRDGRPVTAVVGCMAQRVGGELMQRYPWVRIVAGPRHLAALPGALERCVHGSGRENHLDGDPRALDDLHTPPLSRGNPYKAYVTIAHGCDNFCSYCIVPYVRGRFQSREPGAILAEMEELTGDGVREITLVGQNVNSYGEDREDGYRFARLLRDAARTPGLRRLRFATNHPKDMNADVVAVMAEEPVVCPALNLPVQSGSDRILRRMRRGYTVAQYGQVVEMLREALPELGLTSDLIVGFPGETEEDFRASMAVLERSRFDLVHTAAFSPRPGTKAAELEETVPEEVKKARMIEAQHLEREIALSISKGYEGVEERVLFDGYAPKGEGLIQGRTPTDKVVLVPGGAELLGRIERVRIERGEQWCLHGRLADRSDGPPAT